A segment of the Sphingomonas cannabina genome:
CCTATATCGGCCGCGTCCGCGACCTGGCGAAGGGCAGCTGCGCGGCGTGGATGGAAAAGAACGGGTGGGCGGCGTGATCTCCCCCCAAGATCCTCCCCGGCACGGGGAGGGGGACCGCGCGAAGCGCGGTGGAGGGGGGCTGCCTACTCTCCAACGGCCCGAAGTCTATGCTGCGAGACGCGCCCGCCGCGAAATGAGCCTGCCGGAAGTCCTCCTCTGGCAACGCCTGAAAGGCGCCCCGCAGGGCATAAGCTTCCGCAAGCAACACCCGATCGGCCCGTATCGCGCCGATTTCTACTGCGCCGCCGCCAAGCTCGTCATCGAGGTCGATGGCATCGCCCACGACATGGGCACCCGACCGGAACGCGATATCGAACGAACGAACCGAATGACCCAAGCCGGCTATCAAATATTGCGCGTCGCCGCCTCTGACGTGCTCCGTGACCCCGACGAGGTCGCCCAGGCGATCGTTTCGCGAGCGGCCCGCCCCCTCCACCGCCCTGCGGGCGGTCCCCCTCCCCGTGCCGGGGAGGATCGAGAGTGACCGACTTCCTCCTCGAACTCCGCTCGGAGGAGATCCCCGCGCGCATGCAGGAGAAGGCGCGCGAGGACCTCGCCCGCCTGTTCGCCGCCGAGCTCGCCAAGTCGGGCCTCGCCGCCGCCGAGACCGTCACCTACGCCACCCCGCGCCGCCTGGCGCTGATCGCGCGCGGCCTGCCGGACGAAACCGCCGCCGTCTCCGAGGAGGTGAAGGGCCCCCGCGCCAATGCCCCCGCACAGGCGCTCGAAGGCTTCCTGCGCAAGACCGGCCTCCGCCGGGACCAGCTCGTCGAGCGGGATGGCGTGCTCTTCGCCGTCATCGACAAGCCCGGCCGCGCCACCGCGGAGCTGCTCGCCGAGGCGATCCCGGCGATCGTCCGCGCCTTTCCCTGGCCCAAGTCGATGCGCT
Coding sequences within it:
- a CDS encoding endonuclease domain-containing protein, whose product is MSLPEVLLWQRLKGAPQGISFRKQHPIGPYRADFYCAAAKLVIEVDGIAHDMGTRPERDIERTNRMTQAGYQILRVAASDVLRDPDEVAQAIVSRAARPLHRPAGGPPPRAGEDRE